CGTAATATCCTCGAATCAACTAATTTTTTGTAGCTCGTACTTAAACAAGAGATGAGCGCCATAAAAAAAATCTACAATACAGTAAGTCATAAATATATGCTGTACATTCTGTTTAAGTAGTATAATGAAATACATTTTATTGGTCGCTTACTGGTAGCAGATGTGGCACAAATAAGACTTTATTTATCGTCGCGACAGAACGAAGAACCAACAAGCAATCAACCCCATGGCTAAAATTCAATTAAGAGCGTTTTAACCGTCGGAGGAGGTTGACATATCACATTTTTTAGCATTCGGCTGGTTGGACATTTTTTCTTAATTATTCAAAAAACTACAAATCAATTTTGCCATGATAGGAGCTTGAGTTTGTGGCAATCCGTGAGTAGCATTGGGAATAATTGCTAACTCTGCTCCCGGTATCTCGTTAGCGTAGGTTTGGCAGTGCCATAGAGGAATTGTTTCGTCGCCCATAGCTGCGATGACTAATGTAGGAATTTGCAATTTATGAACTTCTTTTTCTACGGTATCAACTGCGTCTTCCGGCCGCATCCGGCTCATTAAAAATGACCTTGCTACTGGCTGATACATTAACTCCCTGCGCCACCCGGAAATTTCCTGCAATTTGTCACTTTTTCGGGCTAAACTAGCAAAAGGTTTTGCCAACTGCAATGCCCAATCGACGACTGGGGTTTGCCACAGCAAGGGGCGCAAAGCATCGTACTGACCGCAAAAACTGTCGTCCCGAATTCCCGCAGGTGCTGCTAATACTAAACTGCTGACAGAATTAGGATATTTGAGGGCATATGCAGATGCTACCCAACCGCCAAAAGAATGTCCGATGATGGTGCAGGGTTCGATGTTTAGTTGTTCTACAACTTGCCGCACGAAGGCAACTTCTACGGCTACGTCGTACTGGATTTGTGGTTTGCTGGATTCTCCAAAGCCCAACATATCTAAACTGATGCACCGAAACTGAGATTGCAATAATTCAATTAATGGCAGCCAGCATTTTTTTTCTCCAAAGAAACCGTGCAGCAGCAATAAGGGTTTGCCTCTCCCGATGTCGAGGTAGGCGGCTGTTTGGCTGCTGCCGTTGACAACTGTACTTAAAGTGTGCTTGCTTGCTGCTGCTTGAGACTGCATGGGCGATCGACTCCTGAGGCTTCTGAAATATTATATGTAAACAATTGTAACAAAAACGCAGTCCAAAGGTTAAACTTCATTACAGAGTACAGAATTAGAAAGAGAGCGTGATAGTCTCTATTATTATTTGAAAAATACTGCAAAATCAAAGCAGGAGAAAACTTTGAACTCTACTTTAAAACGTTACCCGGCTTGCTCCCTGCGCGAAGATGTCAGCGAGTACGTGGCACACTTACAGCTTCACATGACTTTACAAGCTCGAAATTTGCTGCCGGCGATTACCACTGCTAAGGATAGTCGCGAACAACTGTTGCAGCAGACTCAGGCTCATTTTGAAAAGCGTGTTTCTCGGCAATCTCTTTAAATAATTTTTCGGTTTCGCCAATTAGCAAATTATACGATCGCCCGCGATCGGTTTTTTCTCAATTTTCAACATTCCCTCAACCCGGTATCTTCACAAATACCGGGTTTCTTTTTGGGGAATAGGCATCAGACCCGGTTTTAGGTAATATGCGTTGAGTATGCTTTAGTTTTATGTTTATGCGAATTCCGATTATTGCTTTTTTGAGTCTGGCGGCGGTGGCTGGTGGGGAATTGGTGGCGCGGGCGATCGATCTGAATGTCCCACCGGCTGAGGTGGAGGTTGCAGAAAAAACCGCAGAGATTGACAGGCGAGACGCCTGTCCCACAAGGGATCAGAGGGAGGATCATGAGGTGACTCTAACTGTGCGGGATTTGCCGACATCCATTGACAGGCGAGACGCCTGTCCCACAATGGTGGCATCTGATGAGGTTGCAGTTGCTCCAGAAGTTCGATCGCCCTCAATCAAGTTTGATCGCCCTAAAGATTTTACATCTGTGTTACCAACTCCAGCAACCATAGCTACCACCAGCGAAATCCCGGAAGCTGTCAACCGCAACGCCGGAGAGTTAGCTGGTACTGCACAAATCAGTCAAGCGCCAAATCCTGAGGGCCTTTATGTAGCCGAGGTGAAAATTCGCTTTGTTAATTCCCGAGACGAAGCTGTGGATAAACAAGGGAATCCGATTAAAGGTAGAGTTTCGGAAGATTTTATCCGAGGTGAGCTCCAACTCAAGGCGGGGGATAATTACAGCCCGCAAGTTGTGCGATCGGATTTGCAGCAGTTGCAGCAGTTGGGATTGTTTGACAAGGTGACTGTTGCAACTGAAGCAGCGGGGACGGATATTAATGTAATTTACAATGTCCAAGAGCGATCGGCTCGTTCTTTTGGCGCGAGTGTTACTCTGAGTGATGATGTTGGTGTTGCTGTTCCTCTTTCCTATGTCGATCGCACTTTCGGCAGCAACGGACAGCGCCTGTCGGTGGAAATTGCGCCGAGTCTCCGAGGTATCGAGTACGATGTCCAGTTTGTCAGCCCTTACGTTGCGGCTGATGACCGTTTGGGATACAGTGTCAGAGGTTTTGGCGATCGCAGAATCTCGGAAATTTTCAACAAGGATATTAATTTGCCCAACGGCGATCGAGTTCGGGAAATTCGGATGGGCGGAAATCTCGCTGTTACGCGACCTTTGGGCGATTGGCGCGGAACTTTGGGACTCAATTATACCAATATCAGCACGCGCGATCGCAATTTAAATATTGCCCGCCGCGACGAACTCGGCAATCCTCTCACATTCAGCGGTGCGGGCGTTGACGAGTTATACACTGTGTCTTTCGGCGCGGTGCGCGATCGGCGAAACAATCCCTTCAACCCCACCAGCGGCTCGATTCTCAGCCTCAGCACCGAGCAGTCGATACCTCTGGGGCGAGGTAACATTGTGAGCAACCGCCTGCTGGCAAATTATATACAATATGTACCAGTAACTTTACTCGGCATCAGCGAGTCGGAAACTTTGCCAGAAATGTTGGCTTTTAACTTGCAAGGCGGGACGGTAATTGGAGATTTGCCACCGACGGAAGCATTTCGCCTCGGGGGCCGCAATTCTGTGCGGGGTTACGACGGTGGGGAAATTGGCAGCGGGCGCAGTTATTTCTTGGCTTCGGGCGAATATCGGTTTCCTGTGGGCGAGGATGTAGGCGGCGTGCTATTTGTAGATTTTGCGTCGGATTTGGGCACGGGTGACAGCGTGTTGGGAAAACCGGCGGTAGTTAGGGGCAAACCTGGGACTGGGGCTGGTGTTGGTTTGGGTGTGAGGGTGCGATCGTCCTTGGGATTAATTCGCTTAGATGTGGGTGTTAGCGATGCGGGCGACATCAAATTTATCCTCGGTACAAAACAGCGATTTTAAATAGTTGGCAGTTGGCAGTTGACAGCTTGCGCGCTCGCGACTTGCCCGCCCGCGAAGTCGAGGGGAGTCGAAGAGTTGGCAGTTGACAGAAGAGCCCGCCCGCGGAGTCGAGGGGTTGACAGTTGACAGCTTGCGCGCTCGCGACTTGCCCGCCCGCGAAGTCGAGGGGAGTCGAAGAGTTGACAGTTGACAGAAGAGCCCGCCCGCGGAGTCGAAGAGTTGACAGTTGACAGAAGAGCCCGCCCGCGGAGTCGAGGGGTTGACAGCTTGCGCGCTCGCGACTTGCCCGCCCGCGAAGTCGAGGGGAGTCGAAGAGTTGACAGTTGGCAGTTGACGTTTGACAGTTGGCAGTTGACAGTTGACAGTTAATATACCCTGTCCGCTCAATTAACCGCAATAAGTAAGGTTCGTAGTGAGGACTTCAGTCCGCAAAATTCTGCGAACTTCAGTCCGCACGTGCGATCCATTTTTGTTATAGTAATCGACCGGACATGATATCAGTTAATAGTTGACGCTTCCTAGAATAAGCAAGAGGGAAGAGGGAAAAAAAATCATCAATAAATCTTCTTCTTTCTTCCATCTTAGACCTGATTGAATTCATGGCCCGACCCTTGGGAAATTATCTGCGTTTATTTGCGTTGCATCTGCCTTAAATCTGCGGTTGACTGGCTATATCAAAGATTGAGCCAACAAGTCTCAATAAAAAATGTCATCGATCTTATTCCTGAGACTTGTTGCATCTTCTATATCCATTAAACCACTGTCTTAAACAGATTTTGCGCGACGAAATTGCCCACCGCCAAACCAGTTGGCAGTGCATCGTCAACCGTAGACTCGCGCACGTGAATGCCGCCGTAAACGCGACTGATCGCGTCATCGTATGCAGCATCGTAAAAACTGTTGTAAGTGCGCGTTACACCGGGCATTTCTTGGGAAACTGCGCTAAATGAGTAGTTTTCACCAAAAAAGTTCGTCATCACTCCCGCAAATGCACCGGCAAAAGTTGAATGTCCCGAGATGTAATCTGGGAATGGCGGAGTTGGATTGAGAAGAGGTTCCCATTCCGGATCGGTTACGGTTCCTGAAATGCCGTGGTTGGCCGCAAATCCGCCGGTAATCAAATCGTCTGGGCGCGGTTGAATTACTTTCCCGTTGTATTTGGCGTCCCACGCGACAATTGCTGCATCGGCCAAAGCGACGTTCAACTCAGCAAACAAGCGGGCATTTTCCGGGACGGATCTTTCCTCGCGCATGGCGACTTCTTCGGCAATTTGGTTTAATTGTCCGTAGGGTCGGAAAGTGTCGGGGCGATCGTCCGCCCAGAAAAAAGCGATTTCGGTTTGGTCGGGAGTCCGCGTTACGGTGGTGTTTGCGGTAGTCTGTTTGCCGCCCAACTGTCGAACTTCTTCTAAGTCTTGCACGAAGCGATCGCTTCCGGGTACGCCATCTAAGCCGTTTGGTGCAAATGCTGCGGTGTCTGGAATTGCAAAGGGTTTAACTTTCCCCCAGTTGGCGCCCAGCGCTACGCCTTTGGTGGGGCCTTCTGTTTTCGGGCGCCAAACGTAATCGCCGGCTGGGGGAACATAAGGGGCGTTGTTGCTGGAACCGTCGTTAGTGCGGGAGGCGATGATGGTGTCGGCGACGAAGTTCCCAAAGGCGACTCCATCGGCTTCTGCTTGTGGCGTGTCGTTGATTTCTGCTAAGGATAGCGCGAGTTGTCGATCGAATAATGCTGTTTGATTCGGTAGCAGCGCGACTAATGCTTTGTGGGCTGCGCCTGCTGCTGCTGCTTCTCGGGATGCGCCGGCGGGGGCGGGTGTGTTGACGGCGTAGGAGTTGTGAGTGCGATCGAACGCATTGACTGCATCGTAAACCGAGAGGGAGGTAATCGCTAGCAAGCGCGATCCTAAAGTAGGCGGTACGCCCCGCCCCGCTTTCCCTTCAGCTTGGATCGCATTTAAAGCAGTCGCATTCCAGTCGAGGACTACATCGCTTCCTGGTGCAGAAATTAGTTGCGAGATTTGTTTGGTGCCGTTGTTTTGCTCAATTTCGGCAATCAGGTTACAAGCCCCTGGAGCTCCCACTGAGGTGTTGTTGGCATACTTCAATTTAACTGTTGTGGATTGTCCCGGCTGCAAGCTGAGTTGTTTGATAGTCGAGGTAAGCAAGCAATCGTTGACTAATTTGCCGTCTGGGGCGCGATCGATAACGTCGTCTGTAGAAGCGTAGAGTTTGACTGTGACGGGGCCTGTGATAGCTGCGGAGCCTTGATTTGTCACGGTTACGTTAACTTGCGCTCGATCGCCCATCTCAATAGTCTTGGGTAAATCGATCCTGCTAAATTTAGCTCCTAAAGCCCCTTGGGAGGGAAGTAAATTTTCAGCAGTTAGTATATTTAGAGCTTCTGGATTCATTAATGTCACCTTGTTTAAATTTTAAAGCTTTTTCAGGTGTTATCAAGTTATCCGACTATGTTGCCCTTCTACGAGTTCTTATCTCAATCTTTATAAAAACTTGCCTATTCATTCATTGCTTTGTTGAATCTTAATAAATCTGTTAAAGATTCACTGTTTCTGAGTGAATGCACACAATTTTATTTACAAAACTTGACTTTTTATATTTTTGTCAATTCAAGTAAAAACATAATACATCACATAAATTAACAAACACCAAAAACAATTTTTTACCTACTTTTTTATTCACAAAAATAGTTGTTCAGTCAGGATCTCGCAATCCTATACAGTTGCGATCGGACTGTATGGGAGGTGAAACGAGAGCGACCAACAGATACGCTGGATGGCTCTGGCGCGCGATCGCTCCCGACAACAAAATGTTACTCAATGGCATTGCACAATAATATTCTATGCTAATAGTTTTATTAACAAATATTTACTCTCAAGAGCTGTTCGTAATTTGGGTAAAAAAGGCTACAGAGCATTAATGTGTACTTAAAAATAATAATTTTTGTACGGTCTTCAGAATTAGAACAGCTCCTCGCTAGGGACAAAATATTGTGATGTCCAGTGTTCTAGGTAATGAATTGCTCGATCGGCGAGGGAGGCCTCAAGACTGAATAAGCCCGGTTGGCGATCGCTATTAAAGTCCCGTGGAGTTTGAATGCGATCGCTAAATTTATCTCTTAGTTAAGCGATCGCCAAGTCTCAAAAAGATCAGGTACACTTTATATCTCTTGCAAAAATAACGAGAAACGGGCCCCAAAGCCCGTTCCCAAATTTAATTAAAGCGATAGCGCGTTTCAATTCGATCGCTGTGAGTGTCAAATTTTTGAGGCGATCGCAGCAACCAGCACGCAGAAACCTAGCGCTCTCCGAAAATAATTAACACCTTGAAATAATTCTTCCCACGCCCAAGTAAACAACGAGCCAAAAGCTATTAGGTCTAACCCTGTATAGATATTACCTGTTGTAAACAATAGCTTAAGCACACTCGCTGCAATCGTGACAATCAGCGGTAGGTTGGGCGGCTGAGCGATAACAATTTCGCCGTTGCTATCGCGGAATATTTGATCGAATGCTGTATTTGTCATAAAAGAAATACGGTAAGTGGGAAACTCAGTCCCTTTAGGGCTGATAGGAAAACGACGCGAGCGACTTTTTTAGTCGCGTTGAATCTTTTCATTACCGCGCAAGGGAATTGCTTGGCTCTTGTGTACTTTTGTAATGTACTTTCACTCTTGACAATTACCATCTCAAACCTTACAATCCTGTACGCATAATGTTTGCTCTTTTGGAGCCTCCCTTGCGGGGTAATGTTAGCTTGTCGGTCAATGTTATGAGGGCTTGTTAGGCTGGTAGCACTGTTTCAGTGACTTTAAAACTGTTTAACCACGCTTCGACAGAGCAGGGGACTAGCTTCGCATCCACAGGGTGTCGTGACCCAAATAACGTAGACCTCGAAAGTCTTAGGCTGGTCAGTACAGCTTGTTTGATTACTCTTACAAGCTCAGTGGCTTTAACCCTGAGTTACTGACTACCTTAAGTAGTTGAGCTGATGGTTTTTAGTATATTTAAATAAACCAAACATTCCCTCTACCTTTTTGTTGATTAGGTCAATTGTTCTGATGGCTTGTACCCAAGGTGCGATCGCCGCGACGGCTGGGGGCCCGAAGCTGAAAGCGCGTCGCGGAGAGTTTTTTGGGCTTAGCGGCTCAGCTAACCCGTAGCGTCGCCCTCCCTACGACGGGAGGGCGCCACCGCGCTGATTTTACCGGATATTAAACGTGTTGCGGATGCGCCCGTTGTAATCGACTCTCACTCTCCCATCTGGGTAAACTGTAACCACCGTCTCTACCGTATACACAGACGCACCGGGTTTGTGTCCTTGAAAATTAAATGTCCAGCTACCATCGGCATTTTCTACAAAAGGCGATTCGGCTGAAGCACCGTGCATTGATGCTTCGGCTCGATATTGTCCCAAGCCTCCGTTAGCATTTTCTGCTGTTTGACGGGCTAAGTTTTTCGCTCGGTTGAGTTCGATATTGTTGGAAATTACTGTAATATCGGTGAGTTGACTTTCTGTTGAACGAAGGGGATTGCTCAACGCCGGGGAAACTCCCGCAGCTAATGTTGAAAGTGCTAGCAAACAAGCAAGTGGGGTGCGTAGTTTCATCATACAAACTCATTTATAGTTTGTAAACTCTACGGCAATTGCGTTAACTAACCCGGAACAGTTAATTATGTGATGCTGTTGAGGTAAGATTGGATGCGGGATTGATTGTGTAACTACAAAACTCGGAACAGCTAATTATTTGATGGCGATCGATTACGATCACAAAAAAGGTTTGTAGTGTGTTGTGGGAGTTCTGGGCCGGAATGCGGACTGAAGTCCGTACTACGAACGGTTGTGTGTCGTGGGAGTTCTGGGCCCTCCGCGGGCTGAAGTCCGTACTACGAACGGTTGTGTGTTGTGGGAGTTCTGGGGCCTCCGCGGACTGAAGTCCGTACTACGAACGGTTGTGTGTTGTGGGAGTTCTGGGGCCTCCGCGGACTGAAGTCCGTACTACGAACGGTTGTGTGTTGTGGGAGTTCTGGGCCCTCCGCGGGCTGAAGTCCTTACTACGAACGGTTGTGTGTCGTGGGAGTTCTGGGCCCTCCGCGGGCTGAAGTCCTTACTACGAACGGTTGTGTGTTGTGGGAGTTCTGGGCCCTCCGCGGACTGAAGTCCGTACTACGAACGGTTGTGTGTTGTGGGAGTTCTGGGCCCTCCGCGGACTGAAGTCCGTACTACGAACGGTTGTGTGTTGTGGGAGTTCTGGGCCCTCCGCGGACTGAAGTCCTTACTACGAACGGTTGAAGCGGACTGAAGTCCGTACTACGAACGGTTGTGTGTTGTGGGAGTTCTGGGCCCTCCGCGGACTGAAGTCCGTACTACGAACGGTTGTGTGTTGTGGGAGTTCTGGGCCCTCCGCGGACTGAAGTCCTTACTACGAACGGTTGAAGCGGACTGAAGTCCGTACTACGAACGGTTGTGCGGTGTTTAATTTTTAATTTTCACTTTTGACTCGGCGGCTGTTTCCCCGTCGTTCAAATAGCGGTAACTCATGCGAGAAATATCTCTAATTAAACTTTGAGCTGGTTTCTCGGTTTCCGGCGGATGTTTTACCATCACGGCTACTAAATAACGCTTCCCGTTTGGCAAATCCACCATCCCCGCATCGGCTAGCATTGTATTGATGTTGCCGGTTTTGTGAGCAATTACTGCTCCTTCACCCAAGCCTCTTGGTAGCAAACTATCGTTTTTGGTTTGGCGCATGATTTGCAAAATTCGATCGCGCGATTTGACAGAAACCAAATTTCCGCGATCGACTTGAGCGATAATATTGATCAAATCCTTCGGGCTGCTAGTATTCGTTCCCTCCAAATCCGGCAACTTATTGCGTAGCACTGTCGCCCTCAATCCCCAGCTTGCAAAATGCTGGTTCAAAACCTCGGCACCTCCCAACAATTCAACCATCATATTTGTCGCCGTATTGTCGCTGACAACAATCATTTTTTTGGCAACTTCCAAAGCGGAATACTTCTGGCCCGGTGCATCGTCTTGCATATCCCCAGAACCGCCGACAATGTGTTCTGGTTTTAGCGTCAGCATCTGATCTAGCTGGATTTTGCCTTCATCTACTGCTTGGAAAAAAGCCACTAAAATCGGTACTTTAATCGTGCTCGCTGAAGCAAAAGCAGCATCGCCGTTAAAATTTAGGTAGCTTCCAGTATCTAAATCAACTAGAAATATTCCCGCTGTTAAAGTTGGATTTTCTGTTGCTATCACCTGAACTTGTGTTTTCAAAGCTGCTATTTCTTGATTTAGTTGCAATGCTTCTGGGGCGGCTGGGGCAGCAACTGCGCTATCGGCTGGGTTTTTCTCGCCTGCGGGGGTTTCCTGTGTCGCTACACTCGATCGACTCACAGCATTCACCACCGACAGCAGCGTACCGCAAATCACCGCTATCCCAACTCCCAAAATCAGCAACCGAGTAGCGTACACCAACGGCGGCACGTTCCGAGTTGCAGAACGTTTCCCCGGTCTCTGGCTTCTTTGGGGGCGCGGTTTCGGCACCGGGGCTTTTTTGACATTTGCGGGTGTTACCTGGTCGGGAATGCTCGCTGGAGGGGTACTGGAGCGATTTTTGCTAGGTGCCGGGGGAGTCTTCGTCTGGGGCTCGCTGATGGGATTGCTGGCGGGAGTCTCTACAGGCGCATTCGGTTCGGGAAAAGCGAACATATCGACAGCAGCAAGGCCTTTTTTGCGAGGTTGGCGGCTCTTGGCCTGACCAATTTTAGCGGTTTTGGGTTTTTTGGGATTAATTGCTGATTGGGGATTGGACAAAAAGTCCTGTGCGCTCAATTCTGCGGGGGAAGGTGCGGGAGAATTGGCTCTACTTCTGGGGGCGCGGGTTGGTTGGGGTGGAAAAATCGCAGGTTGTGATGTGGGAATTTCCGGATTGCTGTTTGGCGCTTGAGGAGGGCGACGGCGGCCGGATTTGCCAGACTCAGTTGCAGCGCCGGATTTAGGCGGCTTTGGGCCGGAGTTGGCAGAGGCTAGCGAGGACATCACTGATAATATCGATCGTTTGGGAAACCGCTCTGCCACGTCTTACTCCTTCTGCACTGTAAATTTCTAGTTTAAGATTTTTTAGCTTGTGAGCCAATAGATTTTAGATTTTAGATTTTAGATTTGGGGATTTTATCGATTTTAGATTTGGGGATTTGGGATTTAACCGAAATCTGGGACGAAAGTGCGGGTTTGGGATGACGATCGCACTTTATGCTAACAATACCCATAAATCAGCAAATTTATATCAAAACAATCTGCGATCGACAATCTCCAATCTCAAATTGCTACTATTCTGGCTGAATGTCGCCCGGATTTTCCGGCAACGCCCCATCCAGAGTATCAGAAACTGGCGATCGCGGATAACTTTTTAATCCCCATTCTGTTTGACGAATCACGCCCCGCAGCATGGAGACTTCATCCACCGTGGGATACGCGCGATTGTACAAACGCCGAAATTTTTCCATCCGACTTGCTGCTGTGTGCGGCTGCAAATAACCAATTTTTAGCAGCAGCCCTTCTAATTGCTCGTAATATCCCTCCAAATTTTCCAAGGTTGCACTGTTGGGGGGATTGGGAGAGGGGGGGATTGGGAGAGGGGGAGATTGGGAGAGGGGGAGAGGGGGAGAGGGGGAAAATATTCCCTGGGATTGCTTCTTTCTCTCCGTTACATCCGTTGCATCCCGCACATTGCTTGTTGCCGAACTTACATCCGCTACATCCGTTACATCGGTTACATCCCGCATATTGCTTGTTGCCGAACTCTCTTCCTTCTTCCTTCTTCCCTCTTCCTTCTTCCTTCTTCCTTCTTCCCGATACAATTCATAGCAGCAAATAGCCACAGCTTGA
This sequence is a window from Microcoleus sp. bin38.metabat.b11b12b14.051. Protein-coding genes within it:
- a CDS encoding serine hydrolase; translation: MAERFPKRSILSVMSSLASANSGPKPPKSGAATESGKSGRRRPPQAPNSNPEIPTSQPAIFPPQPTRAPRSRANSPAPSPAELSAQDFLSNPQSAINPKKPKTAKIGQAKSRQPRKKGLAAVDMFAFPEPNAPVETPASNPISEPQTKTPPAPSKNRSSTPPASIPDQVTPANVKKAPVPKPRPQRSQRPGKRSATRNVPPLVYATRLLILGVGIAVICGTLLSVVNAVSRSSVATQETPAGEKNPADSAVAAPAAPEALQLNQEIAALKTQVQVIATENPTLTAGIFLVDLDTGSYLNFNGDAAFASASTIKVPILVAFFQAVDEGKIQLDQMLTLKPEHIVGGSGDMQDDAPGQKYSALEVAKKMIVVSDNTATNMMVELLGGAEVLNQHFASWGLRATVLRNKLPDLEGTNTSSPKDLINIIAQVDRGNLVSVKSRDRILQIMRQTKNDSLLPRGLGEGAVIAHKTGNINTMLADAGMVDLPNGKRYLVAVMVKHPPETEKPAQSLIRDISRMSYRYLNDGETAAESKVKIKN
- a CDS encoding vanadium-dependent haloperoxidase; protein product: MNPEALNILTAENLLPSQGALGAKFSRIDLPKTIEMGDRAQVNVTVTNQGSAAITGPVTVKLYASTDDVIDRAPDGKLVNDCLLTSTIKQLSLQPGQSTTVKLKYANNTSVGAPGACNLIAEIEQNNGTKQISQLISAPGSDVVLDWNATALNAIQAEGKAGRGVPPTLGSRLLAITSLSVYDAVNAFDRTHNSYAVNTPAPAGASREAAAAGAAHKALVALLPNQTALFDRQLALSLAEINDTPQAEADGVAFGNFVADTIIASRTNDGSSNNAPYVPPAGDYVWRPKTEGPTKGVALGANWGKVKPFAIPDTAAFAPNGLDGVPGSDRFVQDLEEVRQLGGKQTTANTTVTRTPDQTEIAFFWADDRPDTFRPYGQLNQIAEEVAMREERSVPENARLFAELNVALADAAIVAWDAKYNGKVIQPRPDDLITGGFAANHGISGTVTDPEWEPLLNPTPPFPDYISGHSTFAGAFAGVMTNFFGENYSFSAVSQEMPGVTRTYNSFYDAAYDDAISRVYGGIHVRESTVDDALPTGLAVGNFVAQNLFKTVV
- a CDS encoding BamA/TamA family outer membrane protein, whose translation is MRIPIIAFLSLAAVAGGELVARAIDLNVPPAEVEVAEKTAEIDRRDACPTRDQREDHEVTLTVRDLPTSIDRRDACPTMVASDEVAVAPEVRSPSIKFDRPKDFTSVLPTPATIATTSEIPEAVNRNAGELAGTAQISQAPNPEGLYVAEVKIRFVNSRDEAVDKQGNPIKGRVSEDFIRGELQLKAGDNYSPQVVRSDLQQLQQLGLFDKVTVATEAAGTDINVIYNVQERSARSFGASVTLSDDVGVAVPLSYVDRTFGSNGQRLSVEIAPSLRGIEYDVQFVSPYVAADDRLGYSVRGFGDRRISEIFNKDINLPNGDRVREIRMGGNLAVTRPLGDWRGTLGLNYTNISTRDRNLNIARRDELGNPLTFSGAGVDELYTVSFGAVRDRRNNPFNPTSGSILSLSTEQSIPLGRGNIVSNRLLANYIQYVPVTLLGISESETLPEMLAFNLQGGTVIGDLPPTEAFRLGGRNSVRGYDGGEIGSGRSYFLASGEYRFPVGEDVGGVLFVDFASDLGTGDSVLGKPAVVRGKPGTGAGVGLGVRVRSSLGLIRLDVGVSDAGDIKFILGTKQRF
- a CDS encoding RNA methyltransferase — protein: MIATALANIRIVLVEPAGPLNVGSVARVMKNMGLRQLILVNPQCDYLGEEARLMAVRAADILETAKVVESLPAALVGCVRAIATTGDDSRSHPMPLESPADALPWLLEAPSALIFGREDCGLTNAELNRAQRLIRIPSSDAYTSLNLAQAVAICCYELYREEGRRKKEEGRRKKEESSATSNMRDVTDVTDVADVSSATSNVRDATDVTERKKQSQGIFSPSPPLPLSQSPPLPIPPSPNPPNSATLENLEGYYEQLEGLLLKIGYLQPHTAASRMEKFRRLYNRAYPTVDEVSMLRGVIRQTEWGLKSYPRSPVSDTLDGALPENPGDIQPE
- a CDS encoding alpha/beta hydrolase is translated as MQSQAAASKHTLSTVVNGSSQTAAYLDIGRGKPLLLLHGFFGEKKCWLPLIELLQSQFRCISLDMLGFGESSKPQIQYDVAVEVAFVRQVVEQLNIEPCTIIGHSFGGWVASAYALKYPNSVSSLVLAAPAGIRDDSFCGQYDALRPLLWQTPVVDWALQLAKPFASLARKSDKLQEISGWRRELMYQPVARSFLMSRMRPEDAVDTVEKEVHKLQIPTLVIAAMGDETIPLWHCQTYANEIPGAELAIIPNATHGLPQTQAPIMAKLICSFLNN